Sequence from the Pseudomonas sp. LS.1a genome:
AACACCTGCGTGAACGGTTCAAGCCCGGTCATCACCCTGACGCCCTGCTGGATGGTCTCCGAGCCGGTGGGGTCGACATTCACGCTGCTGGCGTACACGGGCGCGCCCACGCTGACGATGTTGTTACCCCGGAATCGCCCAGTGTCGACAGGCGACCGCAGCACGATTTCGTTGAGCATGGCCAGGGCAATGACGCGCACGCGCTGCGTCAGGGCTTCTTCGACCAGGCCGGTGAACAGGCTTGGCGGTGTGCTCCATCCCCTGCTCTTGGCCATGGCTACTTCCTCAGCTGCAATCGGTAGGTGGCTGAAGCCGGGTCGGAGCGCACTGATTTGACCAGGTAGACCACCTGCTTGGAACGGTCCATCAGGTCGGGCGCGGTGATTTTGTGCCCAACGTCCGGGGTATCGGTAACCTCGTTGGCAAGCGCGGTGAGGCGTAGGTCGCCGACCAGGATGTTCACGTTGTCGATCCGGCTATCTTCGTAGCGGGACAGCACGCCTCGGCCCGTGTACATCACTGGCTGGGCTGTCGTGGTTTCGTTAACCGGATCCCACGCACCTGGCCCCATATATTCGCCGGTGAAGGCCAGCACCGCGTCGGACAGGTCCGTATTGAACGCCTGGGCCAGGTCGGCCTGCAGTTCATCGCGAAGTCCCATATCAGCCCCTCACAATCTTGGTCTGGCCGCTGCTGCTCAGGTAATGCGCCAGCAGCGCCAGGGCGAACGACTCGCCAGCGCTGATGGTGCGGGAGGATTCCGAGTAGGTTTTGCTGCTGGAAACCCCGTCAGCGTTGACCGACTTGCTCAGCACGCCGGTCTCCTTGCTGCCGTAGATGTTCCCTGCCGCAGCCTCCCGGGCAATCTCGGCGCCGGCCTGAATGACGTCGTCCGGCACGGGGTCGAACTCAGGCAGGCCGAGATTGGTGAGCCAGGTGTTGGCCATCAGCACCGCCCGGGCCTTCTGGTCGTCGGGCGCCCAGGTAGGCCCAAGCAGGGCGTCTACCTGCTCGACGGTGATGTAGATGGTCATTACACGGCCTCGTCCAGCAGCTTCTGGAGGTCTTCCAGGGTGACGGCGGCAGCGAAGTCGACGCCTTTCTCGGTCAGCTTGGCCTTCAGGTCGTCAGCCTTGGCAGCGTCATCGAGCAGCTTCTGAAGCTCAGGCTTCTTGGCCTTTTCATCGAACTGAATGCCCTTCGCGGTCAGCGCGGCGCGGATATCGTCGATGGTCGGGGCCTTCTTGGGCTTCTCGGCCTCGTCCAGCAGCTCATGGAAGTCCGGATCGAAGTCTTCCTCGTTGATGTGCACGAAGTCGCCCTGCCCTTCGCCCCACGGCTTCACCTTGATCAGTTTCATGCGGTTCTCCAGCGAAAGCTAGGGGCCCGAAAGCCCCGGCAGGTTGATCAGCCCAGCAGGATGCCGGCGTGTTCTGGCTTGACCATCTGGCAACCCCACGCCATGGCGATCTCGAACTGCATCTGGCGGTACTGGGCGTACATCGACACCTCGAAGCTCAAGCCAGTCAGCGGATCGGTCACGATCATGCGGTCGATGGCCGAGTCGCCTTGAGGCGGCAGCGCCGGGGCGCGGGTAGCCAGGGCGATGGCCGAGCGGGCGAAGAACATGTTGCGAGCGCCGCTGGCCGCCAGAGTGATGGCGGTGGCAGCGGCCGGGATGGCCTTCATCAGGCCCGGTGCAGCCAGGGTGATGGTGCCGCCACCAGACACATCGGAGTCACCGGCCACGACCAGGTACTTGTTCGGGTCGCCCGCGAAGCTCACTACATCGCCAGCCAGGATCGTGCCGGTACCGGCCGAGGCCAGGGTGATGGAAGTGGCGCCAACGGCGTAACCCGCGGCGTTGGTGGTCGATGCCGCGCCGGTGCCCGCAGTGAAGGTCTTCACCTGGGCCGACTGGCGCAGGGCCAGGCCCTGCAGGCGGTCGGTGATGCCATTGCGCAGCATGTCCTCGCGGCCCGACTCGTTCACCTTGAACAGGACCGACTGCTTGCCACGCAGGTTGGCCATGGCCGCGGTACCGAGCACCAGCTGGAAGTCCAAGCCTTGGG
This genomic interval carries:
- a CDS encoding HeH/LEM domain-containing protein yields the protein MKLIKVKPWGEGQGDFVHINEEDFDPDFHELLDEAEKPKKAPTIDDIRAALTAKGIQFDEKAKKPELQKLLDDAAKADDLKAKLTEKGVDFAAAVTLEDLQKLLDEAV
- a CDS encoding HK97 gp10 family phage protein; protein product: MAKSRGWSTPPSLFTGLVEEALTQRVRVIALAMLNEIVLRSPVDTGRFRGNNIVSVGAPVYASSVNVDPTGSETIQQGVRVMTGLEPFTQVFIQNNLPYAVPLEDGHSQQAPAGIYAVSFNSVSQAYS
- a CDS encoding P22 phage major capsid protein family protein produces the protein MANTLTGLIPTLYNALDVVSRELVGFIPAVTSDMTYDRAEVGQTVMSPVTPAAMATDITPAVTPPNDGDQTIGNVAMTITKARRVPIRWNGEEKRGLDNNGASYNVILSQQIQQGMRTLVNEIESDLAALHLKASRAYGTAGTAPFGTAADLSDSAGALRILEENGAQGLDFQLVLGTAAMANLRGKQSVLFKVNESGREDMLRNGITDRLQGLALRQSAQVKTFTAGTGAASTTNAAGYAVGATSITLASAGTGTILAGDVVSFAGDPNKYLVVAGDSDVSGGGTITLAAPGLMKAIPAAATAITLAASGARNMFFARSAIALATRAPALPPQGDSAIDRMIVTDPLTGLSFEVSMYAQYRQMQFEIAMAWGCQMVKPEHAGILLG
- a CDS encoding glutamate 5-kinase; its protein translation is MGLRDELQADLAQAFNTDLSDAVLAFTGEYMGPGAWDPVNETTTAQPVMYTGRGVLSRYEDSRIDNVNILVGDLRLTALANEVTDTPDVGHKITAPDLMDRSKQVVYLVKSVRSDPASATYRLQLRK